The genomic stretch CTTCCACGGTGCATCTTTCTGAACTTGGTTCTCACAGGTAATAGCATGATGACCTCTCCTTGCTCAGTCTACGTCCTCACTGAAGAAGACCCTCTTGGGTGCATCTCCCTTGTAGAGCCACACCTTGACTCCGATACGGCCGAACTTGATGAGAGCCGGCTCATAGGAGTAGGTTACGTCAGCTTTCAAGGTCTGAAGCGGCACGCGTCCTTCACGATACCACTCGGTACGGGCGATCTCGGCTCCGCCGAGACGGCCACTGCACTGAACCTTGATACCGCCTGCGCGAGCTCTCATTGCACGCTTGATGACCTGTTTCATCGCGCGCTTGTAGGAGACACGCTTCTCGATATCTGCAACAATACTCTGTGCCAGAATCTTGGCGTCGAGATCGGGATGCTTGATTTCCTTGACATCGACGTGCAGGACTTCCTGCTTGTTGGTCAGTGTCTTCTTGAGGTTCGCCTCGATCTTCTCGAGCTCAGCCTTGTTCCGGCCGATAAGGGCACCAGGACGCGCGCTGTGCAAGCGCACAGTGACATTGAAACCCTTTCTCAGAATCTCGATCTCCGAGATGGCAAAGTCGCGCTCGATCTTGCCGATCTCCTCGCGAATGTGATAATCCTCCAGAACGAATTCGCTGTAGTTCCTCTTCGATGCAAACCACTTGGATTGCCAGTCCTGGGTAATGCCAAGCCTGAATCCATACGGATGTACTTTCTGGCCCACCTAAGCCTCCTCTTTCTCAGCTACGCAGATATAGATCCGGGAGAGGGGCTTGCGGATGATATCCGCACGACCCATGCCTCTCGGGGAGACTCTCTTGACTCCACCCTGCCCGTCGATGAGAATCTTGGACACATACAGCGTGTCACGGTTCATCTTGAAATTGTTCTCGGCATTGGCAGCGGCAGACAGCATGACCTTCTTGATGGTAACGGCAGGCCGATTGGGCAGCGAGTCGAGAATGGCAACCGCCTGGTCGACATTCTTCCCCCTGATAAGGTCGGCCACCAGGCGTGTCTTGAATGGAGAAAGCCGAATGTGCTCAAGTTTCGCAAATGCTTCCATCTTGCACCTACCTCAACGCGCTGGTACGCGCTGTCGGAACAGTGTGACCATGGAAGTTGCGGGTGAGCGCAAACTCACCGAGCCTGTGCCCAACCATCGCCTTCGAGATGTAGACGGGAACATGGGTCTTGCCATTATGGATGGCAATCGTATGCCCCACCATCTCCTCGACCACATGAGAACGACGACTCCATGTCTTGACGAGCTTCTTCTCACCTTTTCGGTTCATTTCCAGGATCCTGCCGAGCAGACGTTCCTCGACAAAGCCCTTGTTGGTCTTCGTATCGCTCATCGGCGTTCTCCTAGTTTATACGCTTCAAAATATACTTGTCGGACTGATTCTTCTTCTTGCGGGTTTTGTAGCCGAGAGTCGGCTTGCCCCAAGGAGTAAGAGGTCCAGGGTGTCCGACAGGAGACTTGCCTTCACCACCACCGTGCGGGTGGTCGACGGGGTTCATGGCAACACCACGCACAGACGGACGAATGCCGCGGTGACGGGAATTGCCAGCCTTTCCGAGGACTTCCTTGTTGTGATCAAGATTGCCAACCTGTCCAATGGTGGCCCTGCAGTCCAGGGAAAACTTCCGGATCTCGCCGGATGGCATGCGGATCTGTGCCCAACCGGCTTCCTTGGCCAATAACTGAGCTGAGGCGCCAGCGGCACGCGCCACATGAGCGGACTTGCCGGGGAACAGTTCGATGTTGTGGATGGTCGTTCCCAAAGGCATTTTGGCAAGTTTGGTGTTGTTGCCTGCCCGGATCTCAACGTTGTCACCGGACATGATGGTCTCGCCGACTTTCAGGCCCTCTGGCAGAAGGATATACGTCTTCTTGCCGTTGGCGTACTGCACAAGAGCAATCAGGGCAGAGCGGTTGGGGTCGTATTCGATCTCAGCCACCTTGCCTGGAACGTTCTCAACGTCCCGCGCGAAGTCAACAACGCGATAGAGCTGACGAACACCAGAACCCTGGTGACGAACCATGATCTTGCCCGTGTTGTTTCGCCCGGCCTTTTTGCGCAGGCCAAAGGTCAGGGACTTCTCAGGAGTGTCCCGGGTGACCTCGGTGTGAATGAGCGTCTTCCTGGAACGAATTCCCGGAGACGTTGGTTTATAGGATCTCACAATACTCATGGGGCACCCTCTTAAACGTTAGTGATAACGTCGATCTTGAACCCAGGCATCAGCGCAACGACCGCCTTCTTCTTCGAAGGCGTCATACCGATCGAAGCCTTCCGCATCCTCTTCTTGCCGTGAGTCCTCATGACGTTGACCCA from Coprothermobacter sp. encodes the following:
- a CDS encoding 30S ribosomal protein S19, with amino-acid sequence MSDTKTNKGFVEERLLGRILEMNRKGEKKLVKTWSRRSHVVEEMVGHTIAIHNGKTHVPVYISKAMVGHRLGEFALTRNFHGHTVPTARTSALR
- a CDS encoding 50S ribosomal protein L2, which encodes MSIVRSYKPTSPGIRSRKTLIHTEVTRDTPEKSLTFGLRKKAGRNNTGKIMVRHQGSGVRQLYRVVDFARDVENVPGKVAEIEYDPNRSALIALVQYANGKKTYILLPEGLKVGETIMSGDNVEIRAGNNTKLAKMPLGTTIHNIELFPGKSAHVARAAGASAQLLAKEAGWAQIRMPSGEIRKFSLDCRATIGQVGNLDHNKEVLGKAGNSRHRGIRPSVRGVAMNPVDHPHGGGEGKSPVGHPGPLTPWGKPTLGYKTRKKKNQSDKYILKRIN
- a CDS encoding 30S ribosomal protein S3, whose protein sequence is MGQKVHPYGFRLGITQDWQSKWFASKRNYSEFVLEDYHIREEIGKIERDFAISEIEILRKGFNVTVRLHSARPGALIGRNKAELEKIEANLKKTLTNKQEVLHVDVKEIKHPDLDAKILAQSIVADIEKRVSYKRAMKQVIKRAMRARAGGIKVQCSGRLGGAEIARTEWYREGRVPLQTLKADVTYSYEPALIKFGRIGVKVWLYKGDAPKRVFFSEDVD
- a CDS encoding 50S ribosomal protein L22; this translates as MEAFAKLEHIRLSPFKTRLVADLIRGKNVDQAVAILDSLPNRPAVTIKKVMLSAAANAENNFKMNRDTLYVSKILIDGQGGVKRVSPRGMGRADIIRKPLSRIYICVAEKEEA